The Amblyomma americanum isolate KBUSLIRL-KWMA chromosome 5, ASM5285725v1, whole genome shotgun sequence genome window below encodes:
- the LOC144134488 gene encoding uncharacterized protein LOC144134488, giving the protein MQLLTIFALFCLLGTTLSARAQEDRCKRRPKSATGMCHNGKVPKLRFTYNPSTGKCDHFYDLRCNGQILNSFENFTECMTACNPDSKCLTTPEKPFQLIRLKTSFFFDIT; this is encoded by the exons ATGCAGCTCCTCACGATTTTTGCTCTCTTTTGTCTGTTGG Gaaccacgctgtcagcac gcgccCAAGAAGACCGTTGCAAACGGCGTCCAAAAAGTGCTACGGGCATGTGCCATAATGGAAAAGTGCCTAAACTGCGCTTTACATATAACCCTAGCACTGGAAAGTGCGACCATTTCTATGATTTAAGATGCAATGGACAAATTCTCAACAGTTTTGAGAATTTTACGGAATGTATGACAGCGTGCAACC CCGATTCAAAATGCCTGACGACTCCTGAAAAGCCTTTCCAGTTGATTCGATTGAaaacctctttcttttttgacaTAA CCTAG